From the Glycine max cultivar Williams 82 chromosome 11, Glycine_max_v4.0, whole genome shotgun sequence genome, the window TTTCTCATGAGCTTTTCTTGAAATAGGGAAAAAAAGTCATAATCTGAGACCTGATGATGGATGAACTTTACCAGGGGCAGAAGCACGATGTGGTTTAGGCATCTTTACTAATTGTGAAGGACACACTTGGATCTGACTCTAAATTGAATATCTTCCCAAACAGTTTGATCATACAGATAGATTTGTTTCAAATTCCCAGGATCTTGAAACTATTGTGCATGTACAATATATCCgtatctttcttttgttcttgcaGAAATGTTGGCACTCTTCATCATTTGGTGAAATTGTGAGACCTACTAAATGGAAATATACAGTCACATCGTTTAGTGACACTAACATAAATTtcacttaataataataaaaaaactaaagttaAAGGACGTGTGGCTTAGATTCCTTGATTGTATATTCACAAGAAACAAGTTTTTGAGAATTCACATGAAAACAACAAGGGCACATGTTATGCCCTTTGCAAGTCACGAGAGTTGATGTAAGTAGCATGATATGTGTTCATGAGTTGGGGCATTATGAGATATGTATTCAGAAATTGTTAACCAAACATATATAAGTGATGTGATATGCAATTAATGAGGCCAGTGCAAACTTAGCTTGCCGTGCGTTTGGAAGTATATGGCGCAACTCATGGGGGAGGTGTAAGTGTAACAGATAATTCATGTAGTTTGAATGGTAGGCATTTTCTTTAGGGTCATATCCTGTTACTATCAGAAATGTACATCCCccaaagaaactaaaaaacttTCGGTCTTGGCGTTACTCTTTGGATTCCCATTATGATAAAGCTCAAAGGGCCACTTGTGGGGTTGGTTACCTGAGGGGAAAATCATAATGGGCGCTCCATGTTGCATTAAAACAGTACGATTGGACCCACTGTATTGGGCAAGCAATCGTTCAAAGATAAGCAAGAATCATCTCTGCTAGTGTTGCTTTCTTAATTTGTGCTGCTGAATGGTTTGTGTCTCTCTTGTTCCTGTAGGTAATGGCAATCAATGTTCTGGTTGCTCTGGTCTCTATCACCAATCCGTTCAAGACTAGAACATGTTGATTTGAattcacacttttttttatatgtaggaATTGAAGACAATGTCagagatttataataattcacgcACTCTgctcaatcaatttaattaaactcCCTTGACAAATTCACACTTTAAAcagactttttatttttattttatttttatgcctCTCAAAGCCTGGATAATCGTGTCTTTACTATAACcaaaccaaacaaaagttgtctGAGATAACCGGAATTTCATAGAAAAGAGATTGATCATTGATCATCAGAACATGAAATTCGGAGCTAAAATTTATGGTCACTTTGCAAAGTTATAGGGCAGGCAGGCAAGAGAAAGCAGCAACAACGAAATAATCCTATTTCTAAATTTTGCTATTACAaaagtgaaactaaaaaaaGGCCAAGATACCCATCATTTTCCACCAGTTCCTACTTCCTAGCTGCTATAGCAGAGTAGGAACCGTGaaattcaacaacaacaacaacacaaaatCAATAATACACATTCATGTTGAGAGAGAGTTTTCAATTCAGACCTATTGATTCTCCTGGAGTTCTTATTATTCATTAGCACATACGACAGATCGTAGCTGCTCTTTGATTGATAACAATTACATTCAAAAGGGGACCATAAACATGCATACATCATTCATAATtcataacatttaaaatatatatgggatttgattgaaatcatCCACCGTTTCATGTCGGCTCAATAATTGAGACGAAGAACTGTGGCAGAAGATATCATTGAAGTCACTTGAAGAAGTGTAAAAGTCAGGGAATGGGGGAAGGCTAACATTGGCATGCAAGATATCAGGAGAAGGGATACTagtagtggtggtggtggtggcagcAGCAGTAGCAGCAGCGTGACAACGCGCGAGACGATCCTTTGCGATGACCAGATCATGTTGAAGCTCCACCATCTTCCTTTGCAACAGAGCTATGGCACCAATGCATCCATAAACCGGGTCTCTCAGCCTTGCCTCAGCCTCATAAGCAAGAGAATTCACTGTGTCCTCTCTCTGCTCTTCCGGCACTTCAATCAGAATCTTGCTCACATTGCTTGCTCCAAACACCTTGTGCACCTTTGCAAACTTCTTGCACTCATCAGACCTAAAGTAAGGTGCAAAAATACAATTTGGTATGCATCTTCTCTTCAATAACTTGCAAGCTGCACATGAAGAGCTTGAACGGGGCTCATAACCCTTCATGCCTCTCACTAACATTCACTTTCCTATGTTGCTCTCTATAGTCTATCCTCTATCCTTTGCTCTCATAAATATGTGGTCCTTTATGTGCCTATATTTCTATTTCTTCTATTAGAAtcttaacaattaaaattttattttgaaaagtgctattttgtttaaaaataaaattatatatatatgttatgcaATTGAGGGAGTTAAGACTAGAAAAATTTACACCATTATATATCATAAACAATCAAACAACTGAACttaatattattctttaacctaaaagtttaaagttcaaatttataaatttttctctatattatatgatgtttaacttttttatttctaactaATGGGAGACTTTCCCTCATTCttttatttcaacaatataagtAAACAGCATTAATATCTCTTTCCCAATGGTCTATTTTGTGAGCAATTACGTGTCATCACCAATTAGCTCAGCTGGATTGATCATCGTGCCAGTAACAAGAGGGTAGCAGCAGGTTTGGGACCTGCATGGGCCAGTGCTGTCTTCTAACTTCATTTTCTATTtgctttttttacaaaaaattcatttgcaatttttggtttttctggGAAGTATTGATAttgaatttttcttatatatatagtatCATTCATTCAAACTGGGAGTGCAAAAGTAGGTCCAAATAATTGATTCATTCGGACAATGGGAGCGATGTGTTGGTAGTTTTCAAGTCAGACATGATAGTTCATGAATAAAGACGGgatattttgattgattgagggaaagaaaatattctatttcgataatatatatatatatatatatatatatatatatatgtatatatatatatatattaaaattatccttTTGGCAGAGAGAGGAAAACTAAAGAGGTATGGCCACAAGAAGGAAACTGATGGGATCAAAATTAGTACTTTTGAAATGTAGTCATTATAAGTTTGGCAGGATAGCATGAGTGGAGCCAAAAATCATTAAATCAAGTAGTTGTTGTGTGTATTGTTTTGTGCTCTCTATGATAACatgtttagttttttctttccattttctaGTTCATTTCTAACACATGAATGGGAAATTTAAGGTGAACCATATGAAAACAAAATCAGTGGCTTGCCAAATTTAACCACATCAAAAAACATGTATGAGGAGTGTAAAGTACTAAGATAAGATGAGTCACCTCTTTTCATttatcaaagaagaaaaataggtTATGGCTTGTGGGTCTGGCAGTTATCTGTTTTTTGTGatgttgattattatttttgtttccttaACTCTaatgaacttttattttcttcttcttttgtaaaGTGTCAATTCAACTCGATCATTATCACAGGAGCACTTCCGTTTGTTAAacctttctatttttgttgttaaagCTAAACGCTTCAAATGACCCGTTATAATCCATTTCCGTACTCCAACTTTCATGTTccctcaaaatgaaaaaaagttatatttgggttgtcttatttaataataataatcaattattaatgCAAAAAAGTTACTTACACAAATAAAGTGATATAACCTTATCCCCCTCCTAAAAAAAGTGAGATAttgtgtaaaagaaaaaaaatggtgagGATTTTGTTTGTATGAAGTGTGTGTAAAAAGTGGcattatcattattaaatattaatacacTTGGATCGTggacattaaatataaaaagattcaTTTTATAACTTCCCATCTACCATTTTAGGCTTTGGAACAATTGTTTTTAACATATGATAGCAAAGGCAGGTGCTCACAATCACAATTTCCGTTTTTGGCAAACCTGACAAACCTGACTTTAAATcaagattaaataatttatagacTCGAAGGTTTAtgtttaaaagtgaaaataaaaaatattcttttaatatgCCAAATGATGATATACTAAaaattgacattttatctttcGCCGGTTACCTCTCACCAAAATATTTGCTTGAAATGTGAAGAACGGATactattttaagaataaacataaaatgactTACCGTTGGTTGGAAACGTAGACATGTGTGATTGAAgaattttatatgaataatgTGCAAAAATGACAGTACAACAATTAAGAATTTAGAATAAGTTATTGTTACTTTTTACAGTGCAAATGAGATTTTTCGGGTGAAAactaaaaggataaaaaaaaatccctggATTTTTAATTATCAGATCACTCAGACACACAATGTAACCCTTTGTTggttacataaaaaaaacaaagcaagagACTGagagaattttgaaaattgaattaatgttaaaatgagagaaaagcaaattatgaatttatttttaaaattctacagtatttttttcatttcattctttacatcaaaaaaaaaaaaatacatcaatttatgtcaattttctttatttatttattctcgtagcgggagaaaagaagagaatgaagctaaattttaaaattgtagtATTTGGATTGAGAATAGTGATTATAAAACGGGGGAAGAAATGAGTAAATAGGCATGGTGGAAGATTGAAAAGGGTATCGAAAAAGACTCCACTTGTTTAATTCACCTACCTcgttccttttcttttattttctttcccacTAAAACACAGTGGGTGAAAGGCCGAAAGGAAGGGGGAAGGGAATAGGGATTCTTTTAGTTTGTTTGgtttagataaataaaaaaattgaaaagaaagacaaagaaaagagaagaaaaaaaataggatgattttttttataagaaataaaatgatgaaatatatatatatatatatatatatatatatatatatatatatatatatatatatatatatttgttttagttatgtaaaaagtaaaaggagaaaaaataaatataattaaaatgatatcaaTACtcttgattaaataataaagtgTAACAATTAACTTTTGAGTAAAATagatattaacaaaattatttttttttatatagaagagttattttcttaacatttttctcttataatattaggaatataaaataatataatacctTTTCActagttattatttaaatttatttttttattatctattctTATAAGTATAATGTTatcttcaaattcaaattaaattctattattatctttaaaatattattattcaaaacaAGTGAATATAGttataaaacaaaacattttgtCTATAACAACAAAGTATTATCCGAATAAATAGCCTAACTACGCGTTTAAGATCTAAACTCGACCCTATTGATTAAGCTCTCGTAACTTTATTTTagctttgataaaaaaaaaaaaccttacatAAGATGATTTGCACcctcaatgataaaaaaacattcGTTAACTTGATATGACTAGAAATtatgttattataaattatggtaggaatatttttcaaaaatttatatttaattaataattgtggACTATTAGCGCATGAATTACTTGGTACGTGATTATTCTATTTTAACCGATAATCTCAATTTCGATTTGTAAGTATGTAAtacagttaaaaaaatttatttcttatcatgattttatcttaaataagattatcttttatagaaaatacctatattttatatagaaaattagtaattttggGACCGGAGGATGTAAAAAAGAATGCCGTTAGCTCGTTACCCTTCAGAAATTAAATGCATTAATAAACTTTGGATCTCCCTTCGGAAAGCTTTATACAATGGTCTGACTAAAAGCTTAGTTGTTTTGTCCAACTAATGatttttggaattttgaaaAACCAAACACACCTTTTATGTCATTATTTTTCATGGCTAGTTGCCTAGCCCAACTGCCAAAGTGGTTAGTGAGGATGATAGACATTTTCATTTACGAAATTGGGCTTCTGATTACCAAATGGGCTTTAAGAGATTGACCCAAAGAGTTCCAGGAACTGGGAACTAAAGAAGTTTTCCCTTCTCTTTGGTTATTATTTACTTGTCATTCATATGACAAAAGACCACCTAATACGTAGATTAATTGCCATAAATTATTCTAGTTTAATCAGTTTGGTTTTGAGGTCGATATATACAGCTGCATTacataattcaataaaataaaataaaatcatgatgcATAATAATCCTACCCATCTTAAGTAAGGATGTCCACAAGTCTTTAATTTGGTTTAATAGCAACTGGATCGTACGAAACTTCCATTATTGTTATTAGCTTAACAGGAAGATGCATTTCCATTTGCCccgaatattaattaaattctaagAGTTTTGTTGTGGCAATGTCAAACCTTGTATTATCGTTAAAGACCGTTATGTGGCTTTTGGTATCTAATCTAATGGAGGATGCAAATATGAAGGGAGCTTCGTGAATTGGAATTAAAATGTTTCACTTAAAACTTGCATGCATGCCAACTCAATTTCTCAAGTATATAAATTGTCAAATGCTATCAAGTTGCGctgaaaataatattcaaaatgTAGAAATAACTATGTCTACTTAAAGAAGTACCTGAAAATAAGGTTTGACAGGGCTTGCTAATTGCTATAAcatttttgtgtaaaaaattgGCTGGGGGATATAACAATAAATCTTGCAGGTTACGAAAGTGACCAACAAATCTTCCCTTCTGAATATACTTCCTTGGTTTCAAGTGCACAAATAGAAACGGTCAAGTGCTCGTGCGTTTAATTTGAAAGATAGTTTATGTTGTTTATTACACCACTCTAATACTCAACTATGCCTTGAGCAGTCTTGTTTAGCAATGGTGCTATGAAAACAAGGTCCTATGATACGGGGCTTGTGTCTAACCCAGCAGCACCCAAAGATATTGGGCCAACAAATGCCAATAATTGGCCCAATATAAGGAATGACCAGGGAAAAATACGTTGTACCTGCAAGGAATTTCATAATGTTTTTGGTCCCAAATATCATTGGTTAAGGTGCAATGTATCAAACATTGATAGCCGAATGAATTCGACAATGTATGAAAAAAGGGTTACCATATGTTAGTGTTGATAAAGTAAAAACCATCGTAGATGTCAATACTTCTTAAAGAAAGTGATGATGTGAGGAGTCTCATATTAAATAGAAGAATAATGATACATATATAAAtcatcttatattttaaatattttattaatgtttttttatcatattataaattttatccaacttatattttttttaggtgtTAAATAATATCAGGTGtgtatcaaatattttcttaaatagaataaaatttataatgtgacatttaatttttttggcctAATTGATTAGTCTCTTGAGCTGAACTTTCCTCCATTTGCTTAGGCAATAACATtctattaatttattcttttcaagAGGGAAACAGCAGTaagaactttgaatgacaatgATGTTGATCGTATTCCTGCAAACAAAGAATCTGCAGATGCTGTGAAAATGACAGCAGAATTTATAGTTGGAAAATTGGCAACAGACTATTCTGACATCCAAAGGAAAGCTGCATATGAACTTCGGTTAATTGCAGCTTTTATTTAAAACTCCATTTCCAGCTACCTCAATATAATATCTCTATATTGCTTTTACAGATTGTTTTGTATCAGCAGCCACTGCAGTTCGCAAATCAAAATGGACTCCAAGTTTTAAAACGTCAGTTTCACTAGAAAACTTAAAAAGGGAAAGggtaaaaacagaaagaaaaaaaattgctgaAATCTAAACGAGAAATACGGAATTTGACGAGAAAATTAAAGTAAATCCTGGAAAAAGTGTGATAAACAAAGAgctattaaattcaaatattatctTGATTAGctactttttttccctttaaataGTGTTCATTTCATTAGTCTTTGGTAAATATTATGAACTTTTTTGCACGCACATTTTGAGGCACAAAAGAATCAACAAGGAACAATTCCCGTTTATTAAGAATACCAAGTGAATGACCATCATTTACAGTAACGAAATTCAAGCCCATGAACTTTGCCAAAGGGTAGTCTCAGCAGAAAGCATATAATTGGTTTTGATCTGAGCTTGTAATAATCTTAAAGGAAAGCATATGTTTACAATTATACAAGAAGTATATATGCAATTAGTTGAATAGATCCATATTCATTGCCTGAATTCCTCAGTTTGACAATGTTGGTAATTACACGGAGATCATCCTAATACATGCCCGATCATGCCTAGTTTCCTTTTATCCTCTCTATTGCACATTTCATTGGTTACTAAATTCTGATTACTATTCCCTCTTGATTGCATCGGTTAGTAAATAAATGCTTCTCCCATTTCATCTTTTTACTAAACTGCAAACTCTCATTAGCTCACAAATAATGGTTAATCTTTGCAATCATCCAGCAATATTACACTAAACAATGGTGGGATGCGGCTCGAAGAAACACCTTTGCCTACCGCCATGGATTGCACATTGTCTAGATTTAAATTAAACCTAAGATACAAATTGTGGTATATATTTTCACCTCAATTTTTTAGAAAGCACATTTTTTTCACATCAGTCCTTTTACTTTATGTAGCACATATcctcttcttattttatttttttatactccctttttaatttgaatttgttagccgttaatttttttatgatacttATAAGATTGATAcgaaatattgaaatttaataataattaattttttattaggaaaTCTGACTAATCAcacttagtaaaaaaatttattttgattatattttttatttataatattcaaattCGAACTCTTATTTAATGAAACCTAGTCTAATAACCACTTCTTAATTATTAGCTGTTAATAAGCTTTCATTACCACAAGATATGCCATTTTATTGCACATTTCAACAGTTATTAAACTCTCATTCTTTATTGGGATTAGACTTGAAGAAGTGTCTTGTCTTTTTTTATCTATACAAATTGAAAGGTGTTAAAAGTTTATAATAACTTAAGTTATGTATCTTGTTTAATCAACCGAAATTCCCTTGATGAAGAAATACATCGTCTATAGCCATGGCTCGCACATTGTTTTGAACGAGAAATAACATTATATTACCTTGCTATGATCAGCCCAAGTCAGTCCCATCGTTAGTTCAAGTCCGATATGACCATTGTTAGGAGAACCAACCCCTCTTACTATGTTTTAGCGTGGATCAACACTTTGGTCTCATGTTATTGTTGTAGGACCCCAAGTAAGGCTCATTGGGATCgtgcatttaatttaaaaaggtAACACTTGAAAGCAACATGTTTAGAACGCAACCATTTACTGATATATTTCAATTGTggaacacacatatatataccgATAGAATTGATTAAACttccatatttaaaatttatactaacaattaatatgatgcaaaaatgataaaattattgatgaatgactattgaaaaataacatattagAAAGTGTTACTTTTTGTTTAGTGACTTCTCAAAGACCAAGAGCATGATGCagataacataaaataattgaaagtcGATAGAAAAGATAGTTATCTTCCGTTGACAAACTTACATGCTTTACCAAATGAACCTTCAATAAAAAAGTTTCGTACTAGCACTACAATATGAAATTGTACCCAAGCCAACCATATATGAAAATGAATCGATGCAATTTATGCACAAAACACATTAGTATATACGTATAATATGCCACATGAAATCTTATATCACACTGTAAGAGATCATCAGCATTTCGTAAGATATCCAACAGAGAGCCATTATCTCTGCTGcgtataaatacaaaatatatatattacatttaagAACAACTCCATAAATTTATTGTAGATTTGTCTTTGGTGAATGTTTGATCGaggaacttaaaaaataaaaataaccctAATACTTCAAATAACTTGTAGTTGTACTGTTGTTCAGAACAGATAGATTACGTACAAAGATACTCATGAGAGGGTATAGACTGCTAAGTGATCAGTAAGTATTATTGGAAATATTATGAGCAAAcctcattaattataagaagcTAAAAGGACGAGAAATTATAATAGAAAAAGGACGGTACTGTGGAGGTTGAAAATGATCGAATTAACCCAATGCATTAGTGTTTAGTCATCATTGGAAAAGTTAACTTAGAGAATCATCATGACCTTAGCAAAACAAACGAAGAAACTATAAATCTACCCTTACCAACACcaccaagtaaaaataaataggatAGCAGGTAATCACTGAAGTAAGTAAtgataaattttacttttaagccAGGAAAGGAAATCCATGAATTTCAACTTGTCGTTGTCATTTATCCAAAATCAGAAATTTCCATTTCTCTTGAAACAGATAGATACCTGAATATAGGTTAGTGACACGTAAAGACTACAGTGTATATAAATTATGAGGGGCTTCTGTAACTACTGTTGTGGTTAAACATGAATtcctattttgaaattttgaaaacagTTATTTTGGAGAACAAAATATAAACGTTTCTGTTAACAACAGTTTATTCGATGGCAATTGCACTGAGGTTCCACCAAGTGGGGTCCGGGAAAGAAGGTAGATATACCCAGGTATTTTTGTATGGAGACCATGAGTATCTTTTACAAGGGCTAATACTACTTAGAGTCATATATTATCACTATATATAGATGAATGATAACAAACAATTAACACAATTTTTAAGGCTCAAATGCGATATcactatttaaattaaaataattttttttttccgattATCCATATACTCGGTGATAACTACTATAAGCAAGTGTAGTACTCTAATAGTATAGTAGGAatacttttccttttgttttatgCCTGAGGCCCAAGTTGCTCCCAATCATGTGGATCCGTGCAAGACATAGGCATTTCAACTTTTgttattaaatgatatttatatattttatgtgctTAGTTTCACGAGAATTCTACTAAGGTATAGGGAAATGAATTGGAGAGACAGGTATCTGAAATGAAGCGACCAGCCACGTCGACGGGCTTGTGACAAAAccataaagaaaagaagaaaagatttTTGGGAGGAATTTGGGGAATGATTTTTCGATGAggtgaggtggtggtggaaacGGAAATGACTGGTCATCACTTCACCCAACAGACAGAAAGCAAAGCCAGCACAGCTGTtttactatttttgtttttttcatattcatttttcttccatAAAGCGATGCCCAGAGAATCTTGCCACAAATCTTTCACAGTTAACTCAcccaacttaaaaataaattaaaatacaatactACACCACACTCCTTACAAATAAATACCACCCTCTCTCTCACATGCATTCACTACCACTtccacacaacaacaacaacacaaacctatgcttaaaacttaaaattatccATCTTCAACTTCACAATGGTGCGTGTCAAAGAAGCTCTCGTTGTCACCCCTTCCGAGCCCACACCGAATACCGTTCTCTCACTCTCAGCTCTTGACTCCCAACTCTTCTTGCGCTTCACCATCGAGTATCTTTTTATTTACAGGCCCGGCCCGGGCCTGGACCCAACTTCCACCGCGGCTCGTTTAAAAGCTGCATTAGCCAAAGCGCTTGTTCCTTATTATCCATTCGCCGGAAGGGTTCGCTCCAGGCCCGACGGCCCGGGCCTCGAGGTCGTTTGTCGGGCCCAGGGCGCTGTCTTCATCGAAGCCTCTTCTGAACGTTACACTGCCCATGATTTCCAAAAGGCCCCCAAGACAGTGGCACAATGGAGGAAACTATTATCTCTCTACGTCACCGACGTTCTCAAAGGCTCTCCAATTCTTGTTATTCAGTTGACGTGGCTTGCCGACGGCGCTGCAGCTGTCGGCGTCGGTATAAACCACTGCATCTGCGATGGCATCGGCAGTGCCGAGTTTCTCAATTATTTCTCGGACTTAGCATCCCATAATAATAACGTGAGTGTCGATCCCAAACCTAAACCCGTCTGGGATCGACAGCTCATGAACCCGGACGGCAGAACTCGGGCGAACCTGGCTATGCACGCCGAGTTTGTCCGGGTTCCGGATTTGTGCGGGTTCATGAACCGTGTCACGAGCGGGCTGAGACCAACTTGCATTGTGTTCGACGAGAGGCGGATCAACGCGCTGAAGGGCGCGTGCGGAATGTCGTCGTACACGTCGTTCGAGGTTCTGGCGGCGCACGTGTGGAGGAGTTGGGCGAGGGCGATGGGGTTTCCTAAAAACCAGACGCTGAAGCTTTTGTTTAGCGTGAACGTGCGGAAGCGCGTGAAGCCGGGACTGCCGGAGGGGTATTATGGGAATGCGTTTGTGTTGGGATGCGCGCAGACAAGCGCGTGGGAGTTGGGGGAGAGAGGGGTCAGGTACGGGTCGGGTCTGGTGAAGCGTGCGAAGGAGAGGGTGGACAGCGAGCACGTGCGGAGGGTGGTTGAGTTGGTCTCCGAGTCGAGGGCGAGTCCTGACTCGGTGGGGGTGCTGATTCTGTCGCAGTGGTCGAGGCTGGGGCTTGAGAGGGTTGAACTCGGGATGGGGAAGCCTCTGCATGTGGGGCCCATATGCTGTGATAGGTACTGTTTGTTTCTTCCGGTGACCGGTGAACGGGCGAGTGTGAAGGTCATGGTGGCTGTCCCCACCACCGCCGTTGACAACTTTCACCGTTTCCTCCGGGAATCGAATTTATGACCCAACCACACCCTACTAGGTTACGTCACGTTGACCTCTGTAATTATTCTTCACTAGTTCCTGTgctttttgtttaacaaaaataaaataaaaaacaaacaaattattcctaatttccattttctcttgctgaataaaaatgtttaattagaatcaattattatattttgtaactCACGCGCATAAGATTAAAAATGACTcctgatgaaaaaaatatatcatgaatcagatttgagtttttttcgtaacgtttcttgtaaataattaaataaaatataactgaAAAAGGAGActactaaaaataaatacttgtaaaaaaatttaaaaaaataatcataagtcGAAGAAtactttaatatataatatgataaaaaatagaataattatataataagatTAAGGAATAATCGGGAATATATATGATTGGTTCCTGATCTAATCAATCAAATATTGGCatactattattactatttacgGTTTtggaattgaaatttattttatgccaTTCCCACTTGCTTACCCTTTCTCAAACTGATCGATCCCCTTTACTTTTGCTATCCCGGATTACTGTTTAATCATCTAATCTAAGGACCTAAAAATCTTGCTTCCTTTATATGAATTTGAACACACCTTGACACCTGTGTAAAAGACAAACACAGAGGATGAACAAGTGGATGGATTCAAGTTTAtctatatttcaataaatagaAGGCGGAATTTCACCACTTAATATTAATTCAAGTTTatcttattaaattgattgtattttttttatgattcatGTCATGTGCTATTTTAATTTctcagtttttttattaattaactaaataaaagaataaatgtaaatatatatacatacacttGGATAACATacaatcactttcaaattagATATATACTATAAGAAGGAGCAATTAATTAatgtccattttttttataagtttagtGT encodes:
- the LOC100803812 gene encoding alcohol acyltransferase 9, which encodes MVRVKEALVVTPSEPTPNTVLSLSALDSQLFLRFTIEYLFIYRPGPGLDPTSTAARLKAALAKALVPYYPFAGRVRSRPDGPGLEVVCRAQGAVFIEASSERYTAHDFQKAPKTVAQWRKLLSLYVTDVLKGSPILVIQLTWLADGAAAVGVGINHCICDGIGSAEFLNYFSDLASHNNNVSVDPKPKPVWDRQLMNPDGRTRANLAMHAEFVRVPDLCGFMNRVTSGLRPTCIVFDERRINALKGACGMSSYTSFEVLAAHVWRSWARAMGFPKNQTLKLLFSVNVRKRVKPGLPEGYYGNAFVLGCAQTSAWELGERGVRYGSGLVKRAKERVDSEHVRRVVELVSESRASPDSVGVLILSQWSRLGLERVELGMGKPLHVGPICCDRYCLFLPVTGERASVKVMVAVPTTAVDNFHRFLRESNL
- the LOC100305534 gene encoding uncharacterized protein LOC100305534, translated to MLVRGMKGYEPRSSSSCAACKLLKRRCIPNCIFAPYFRSDECKKFAKVHKVFGASNVSKILIEVPEEQREDTVNSLAYEAEARLRDPVYGCIGAIALLQRKMVELQHDLVIAKDRLARCHAAATAAATTTTTTSIPSPDILHANVSLPPFPDFYTSSSDFNDIFCHSSSSQLLSRHETVDDFNQIPYIF